In Verrucomicrobiia bacterium, the genomic window AGCGGGCGACGCGCTTGTGAAGGTCAAAGCGCTTCCTCCAGGCGCGATAAAGCGTGGTGAAAACCAGGGGGACGATGACCACCGCGAGAATCGTATGCGAGCCGAGCAAGGTGAAATAAAATATGCGAATCATGCCTTGTCCCGTGAAGCGTGTTACGCCGTGGTGGGCGTGGTACCAGAGGTAGCAGACAAGAAAAAGCGAGGACGTCCCGAACGCCGAGAGCATGCAGATTTTGTGGGCGCGAATGCGCTTGCTGCGGATGAAAACATAGCCGAGCGTCAGCAGGACCGCGCTGGTGGCGTTCAGGCTGGCATCGATAACGGGAAAATCTGAAAGTTGAATGGTCACACGCCGAGTTTACAGGCTACAGTCGATGGTTAAAAGTCAAAAATCCTGGTCTATTGAGTGTCAAATATTAGTCGACACAAGGCCCTGATGTCTCGGTGGCAAAACACAATCCGTGGAGTTATCGAGAGGCTTCCGAGGGGGGATTGCCGGGCAACTCACCTGAGGCCGGCTTCTTCCGGCTGTGCTCCAGCATTTGTTTCAGCTCTCCGGTGTAAATTGACCAGACAACGTTCAAAATAAAAACGC contains:
- a CDS encoding DUF420 domain-containing protein; this encodes MTIQLSDFPVIDASLNATSAVLLTLGYVFIRSKRIRAHKICMLSAFGTSSLFLVCYLWYHAHHGVTRFTGQGMIRIFYFTLLGSHTILAVVIVPLVFTTLYRAWRKRFDLHKRVARWTLPIWLYVSMTGVAVYWMLYHLYR